Proteins from a single region of Candidatus Bathyarchaeota archaeon:
- a CDS encoding flippase-like domain-containing protein, producing MQAPKAKITWKTVLFPILGLVGFFLYIYLFQVDILGIIVTAQRANPLIYSLAVLFGLLEILFFTASWRALTNHLCIKMTLKKAYLYVWYGIYVDIVVPAESISGEAARAYLLTRDQCGSFGKVLASLFTHRLLGMAMNVIILIAGMVLLSIEGQVSIVVFNFIIFIGASITAIIAILLILSYKKAWMLKAISTITGFAAKITKGRWNLDKLKHDAIEIADHFHNSMIEYRHNPKPLAISMFYLTVTWLFSLSIPYLVFQALNYPISWGIILITSAIVLAVKSIPIGIPFEVGIPEATMTTLYISMGVRPEIAATVTILTRVITLWFRFFIGFAAQQWLELKPVLSAANGKTEKTKITPQT from the coding sequence ATGCAAGCTCCTAAAGCAAAGATAACTTGGAAGACAGTGCTTTTTCCAATACTAGGTTTAGTCGGTTTCTTTCTTTACATTTACCTCTTCCAAGTCGACATTTTGGGCATAATAGTAACGGCGCAAAGAGCAAACCCGCTTATTTATTCGCTAGCAGTACTTTTCGGTTTACTGGAAATACTTTTCTTCACAGCTTCATGGCGCGCACTCACAAATCACCTTTGCATTAAAATGACACTGAAAAAGGCATACCTCTATGTTTGGTATGGCATCTACGTTGATATTGTTGTCCCAGCCGAATCAATAAGCGGTGAAGCAGCCAGAGCATACTTGCTAACCAGAGACCAATGTGGCTCTTTCGGAAAAGTGTTAGCTTCACTCTTCACTCACCGCTTGCTAGGCATGGCCATGAATGTGATTATCCTAATTGCAGGCATGGTATTACTTTCAATAGAGGGCCAAGTCTCCATAGTTGTTTTTAATTTCATAATTTTCATCGGCGCATCCATAACAGCCATAATAGCCATACTACTTATCCTATCATACAAGAAAGCATGGATGCTAAAAGCAATCAGCACAATAACAGGCTTCGCTGCAAAAATTACCAAGGGAAGATGGAACCTCGACAAGCTCAAACACGACGCCATAGAAATCGCAGACCACTTTCACAATTCAATGATTGAATACCGACACAACCCTAAACCGCTTGCAATCTCCATGTTCTACCTAACAGTAACATGGTTGTTTAGCTTAAGCATACCTTACCTTGTTTTCCAAGCACTCAACTATCCAATTTCATGGGGCATAATCTTAATCACCTCAGCCATAGTTTTAGCCGTCAAATCCATCCCCATCGGCATACCCTTCGAAGTCGGCATTCCAGAAGCAACCATGACCACGCTCTACATTTCAATGGGTGTCCGCCCAGAAATAGCAGCAACCGTTACCATCCTAACAAGAGTAATAACACTATGGTTCCGCTTTTTCATCGGCTTTGCCGCGCAACAATGGCTTGAATTAAAACCAGTCCTATCAGCCGCCAATGGAAAGACAGAAAAAACTAAAATCACACCTCAAACCTAA